The Devosia sp. YIM 151766 genome includes a region encoding these proteins:
- a CDS encoding type I restriction endonuclease subunit R: protein MTTDTSEKGLEALIVRSLIDEAGYVAGASKDFDRDHAVDLTKLFDFLNATQPEAVEALGIGEDGPKRLQFLHRLQGEIAKRGVIDVLRNGVKHGPGSVELFFGTPTPGNARAEALFAANIFSVTRQLHYSKDATKLSLDVAVFINGLPVATFELKNSLTKQTVEDAIEQYKRDRNPKELLFQFGRCVVHFAVDDHEVRMCTQLKGKTSWFLPFNKGWNDGAGNPPNPHGLKTDYLWKEYLTKRNLTDILENYAQVVEEVDERGKKKPPKQVFPRFHQLDVVRKLLADAEAKGAGKRYLIQHSAGSGKSNSIAWLAHQLIGLETGGRMTFDSVIVVTDRRVLDKQIRDTIKQFAQVSSVVGHAEKSGDLRAFLTAGKKIIITTVQKFPFILDEIGDEHRGRTFAIIIDEAHSSQGGRTAAKMNIALAANGAEEEEETVEDAINRLMEARKVLPNASYFAFTATPKNKTLEVFGAPVPQGDKVKHVPFHSYTMKQAIQEGFILDVLKHYTPVDSFYRLMKTVEDDPRFDTKRAQKKLRKYVESHDHAIRKKAEIMVDHFHDQVMAHRKIGGAARAMVITNGIQRAIQYFHAFQAYLKERKSPHQAIVAFSGEHEYGGHKVTEATLNGFPSSQIEQLIQKDPYRFLIVADKFQTGYDEPLLHTMYVDKTLSGVKAVQTLSRLNRAHPQKHDTFVLDFMNDFDAIKTSFEPYYRTTILSEETDPDKLHDLRAALDGYQVYGWDQVEDLVALYLGGADRDKLDPILDACVAVYKADLDEDGQVDFKGKAKAFTRTYGFLAAILPYSNAAWEKLSIFLNFLTPKLPAPEEQDLSKGILEAIDMDSYRVEAQATMAIVLPDADAEIGPVPTSGGGGRPEPELDLLSNILKIFNEMFGNIEWKDKDKIGKVIAEELPAKVSADRAYQNAMKNSDKQNARIEHDKALERAVIELLSDHTELFKQFSDNPSFKKWLSETIFTATYADAS from the coding sequence ATGACGACGGACACCAGCGAGAAAGGCCTCGAAGCCCTCATCGTCCGCTCGCTCATTGACGAGGCGGGTTACGTCGCCGGGGCTTCGAAGGATTTCGACCGGGACCACGCCGTTGATCTGACGAAGCTGTTCGACTTCCTCAACGCGACACAGCCCGAGGCTGTCGAGGCGCTCGGCATCGGCGAGGATGGACCGAAGCGGCTGCAGTTCCTGCACCGGCTGCAGGGCGAGATCGCCAAGCGCGGCGTCATCGACGTGTTGCGCAATGGTGTGAAGCACGGCCCCGGCTCCGTGGAGTTGTTCTTCGGTACACCAACCCCGGGCAACGCGAGGGCCGAGGCGCTGTTCGCCGCCAACATCTTCAGCGTCACCCGCCAGCTGCATTATTCCAAGGACGCGACCAAGCTGTCGCTCGATGTAGCCGTCTTCATCAACGGCCTGCCCGTGGCCACCTTCGAGTTGAAGAACAGCCTGACCAAGCAGACGGTCGAGGACGCGATCGAGCAATACAAGCGCGACCGCAATCCGAAGGAGTTACTGTTCCAGTTCGGCCGCTGCGTCGTCCACTTCGCCGTGGACGATCACGAGGTGCGGATGTGCACGCAGCTGAAGGGCAAGACGTCCTGGTTCCTGCCCTTCAACAAGGGCTGGAACGATGGCGCAGGCAACCCACCGAACCCCCATGGGCTGAAGACCGACTACCTGTGGAAGGAGTACCTGACGAAGCGGAACCTCACCGACATCCTGGAAAACTATGCCCAGGTGGTCGAAGAGGTCGACGAGCGCGGCAAGAAGAAGCCGCCGAAGCAGGTCTTCCCGCGATTCCATCAGCTGGACGTGGTGCGCAAGCTGCTGGCCGACGCCGAAGCGAAGGGCGCCGGGAAGCGTTACCTGATCCAGCACTCGGCCGGATCAGGAAAGAGCAACTCGATTGCCTGGCTCGCTCATCAGTTGATCGGCCTGGAGACCGGCGGACGGATGACCTTCGACTCGGTCATAGTGGTCACCGACCGGCGGGTGCTGGACAAGCAGATCCGCGACACGATCAAGCAGTTCGCGCAGGTGTCGTCGGTGGTGGGCCACGCCGAGAAGTCCGGTGACCTGCGGGCTTTCCTCACGGCCGGCAAGAAGATCATCATCACAACGGTGCAGAAGTTTCCCTTCATCCTCGACGAAATTGGCGACGAGCACCGCGGGCGAACCTTCGCCATCATCATCGACGAGGCGCATTCAAGCCAAGGCGGCCGCACCGCCGCGAAGATGAACATCGCGCTCGCCGCGAATGGGGCCGAAGAGGAAGAAGAGACCGTTGAGGACGCCATCAACCGTCTGATGGAAGCGCGGAAGGTGCTGCCGAACGCCAGCTATTTTGCGTTCACCGCGACGCCCAAGAATAAGACGCTGGAGGTGTTCGGCGCCCCGGTCCCGCAGGGGGACAAGGTCAAGCACGTGCCGTTCCACAGCTACACGATGAAGCAGGCGATCCAGGAGGGCTTCATCCTCGATGTGCTGAAGCATTATACGCCGGTCGACAGCTTCTATCGGCTAATGAAGACGGTCGAGGATGATCCAAGGTTCGATACCAAACGGGCGCAGAAGAAGCTGCGCAAGTATGTCGAATCCCATGACCATGCGATCCGCAAGAAGGCCGAGATTATGGTCGATCACTTCCACGACCAGGTCATGGCGCACCGCAAGATCGGCGGAGCAGCCCGTGCAATGGTCATCACCAACGGGATTCAGCGCGCGATCCAGTACTTCCATGCCTTTCAAGCGTATCTGAAGGAGCGCAAGAGCCCGCACCAAGCCATCGTCGCCTTTTCGGGCGAACATGAGTATGGCGGCCACAAGGTCACCGAGGCGACGCTGAACGGTTTTCCGAGCAGCCAGATCGAGCAACTGATCCAGAAGGATCCGTACCGCTTCCTGATCGTCGCGGACAAATTCCAGACCGGCTACGACGAGCCGCTGCTGCACACCATGTACGTGGACAAGACGCTGTCCGGGGTGAAGGCGGTGCAGACCCTGTCTCGATTGAACCGGGCGCATCCGCAGAAGCACGACACCTTTGTTCTCGACTTCATGAATGACTTTGACGCGATCAAGACGTCGTTCGAGCCGTATTATCGCACCACGATCCTCAGCGAGGAAACCGACCCCGACAAGCTGCACGACCTGAGGGCCGCACTGGACGGTTACCAAGTCTACGGGTGGGATCAGGTGGAAGACCTGGTGGCGCTCTATCTCGGCGGCGCAGACCGGGACAAGCTCGACCCGATTCTCGACGCCTGCGTCGCCGTCTACAAGGCGGATCTCGACGAGGATGGGCAGGTCGACTTCAAGGGCAAGGCGAAGGCGTTCACGAGGACCTACGGCTTCCTGGCCGCGATCCTTCCCTACAGCAATGCCGCTTGGGAGAAGCTGTCGATCTTCCTGAACTTCCTGACGCCGAAGTTGCCGGCTCCCGAGGAGCAGGACCTGTCGAAGGGCATTCTCGAGGCAATCGACATGGACAGCTATCGGGTCGAAGCTCAGGCAACCATGGCCATCGTGCTGCCGGATGCGGATGCTGAGATTGGCCCCGTGCCAACAAGCGGGGGCGGCGGCAGGCCAGAGCCAGAGCTCGACCTGCTGAGTAACATCCTCAAGATCTTCAACGAGATGTTCGGCAACATCGAGTGGAAGGACAAAGACAAGATCGGGAAGGTGATTGCAGAGGAACTGCCTGCGAAAGTCTCAGCGGACAGAGCGTATCAGAACGCCATGAAGAATTCCGACAAGCAGAACGCCCGGATCGAGCATGACAAGGCGCTTGAACGCGCAGTGATCGAGCTGCTATCCGACCACACCGAGTTGTTCAAGCAGTTCTCCGACAATCCGTCGTTCAAGAAGTGGCTGTCCGAAACGATCTTCACAGCGACATACGCCGACGCATCGTAA
- a CDS encoding DUF6538 domain-containing protein, translating into MTESKEYLELHRGKYRVRIRVPDAVRHLFGGKRYLKQSLGTGNLKTANVLKGEHVSRFKLQIAQAVDSVQPGATMWEEAKVLRTRHRVPTTSPTVDTAYEIVQRAEQLVRSQGLETAKAFADTAFGRTTPLSDHLEDFIGDKPYRPKSVLDLRRGMKWLADWMAKKHLPLTLEAVTQPVAGDFMRHLVVTRQLDRKNAGKYISFLRSYWGWMEEQGHRPRNSSPWLGKLPEAKGPGRGIVLEPDGGKRAFAEAEMRKLLGGTPKEHIADLVRIAALSGMRLEECYLLRVRDVAGDVFTVRDGKTVNAVRTVPIHPALRPIIKRLKKDKQETDFLLDPEAEIVEHTDIRSQAASKAFGYYRRALGVDERPNGKPKSNVDFHSFRRWFMLQARNALLAGAKGYTEWTLADVVGHSKDDLPLQLTMSHYPGPSPEAAKRACVEAVKLPLPLNSDTSSPSTHDANEEGELHART; encoded by the coding sequence ATGACGGAGAGCAAGGAGTATCTTGAGCTTCATAGGGGGAAGTACCGGGTGCGTATCCGGGTCCCCGATGCCGTACGCCATCTTTTCGGCGGCAAGCGATACCTCAAGCAGTCACTAGGCACTGGAAACCTCAAGACCGCCAACGTCTTGAAGGGCGAGCACGTATCCCGCTTCAAGCTCCAGATTGCTCAGGCCGTAGATAGCGTCCAACCGGGAGCGACAATGTGGGAGGAAGCAAAGGTTCTCCGCACCCGGCACCGCGTTCCCACCACAAGTCCAACTGTTGATACGGCGTACGAGATTGTCCAAAGGGCTGAGCAATTGGTCCGGTCTCAGGGTCTTGAGACGGCAAAGGCGTTTGCGGACACCGCGTTCGGACGCACCACCCCTCTCTCCGACCACCTAGAAGACTTCATAGGAGATAAGCCTTATAGGCCGAAGTCTGTGTTGGACCTCAGGCGTGGCATGAAGTGGCTGGCCGATTGGATGGCCAAGAAGCACCTGCCGCTCACGCTTGAGGCTGTAACCCAGCCGGTAGCTGGGGACTTCATGCGTCATCTCGTGGTTACGCGTCAGCTCGACCGAAAGAACGCCGGAAAGTACATATCCTTTCTGCGATCCTACTGGGGATGGATGGAGGAACAGGGTCATCGCCCGCGCAACTCCAGCCCGTGGCTTGGCAAACTTCCCGAGGCCAAGGGTCCAGGTCGTGGGATCGTTCTTGAGCCTGATGGCGGCAAGCGGGCTTTCGCAGAGGCCGAAATGCGGAAGCTACTCGGCGGGACACCAAAGGAGCATATCGCGGACCTCGTGAGGATTGCTGCCCTAAGTGGAATGCGACTGGAAGAATGCTACCTTTTGAGGGTCCGCGATGTTGCAGGCGACGTGTTTACCGTGCGCGACGGCAAGACCGTGAATGCCGTACGAACTGTGCCAATCCACCCCGCACTTAGACCCATCATAAAGCGCCTCAAGAAAGACAAGCAGGAGACAGACTTCCTGTTGGACCCTGAAGCCGAAATCGTGGAGCACACCGACATCAGGTCGCAGGCGGCAAGTAAGGCCTTTGGGTATTACCGCCGGGCGCTGGGGGTCGATGAAAGGCCGAACGGGAAGCCCAAATCCAATGTGGACTTCCACAGCTTCAGGCGTTGGTTCATGCTACAAGCTCGCAACGCATTGCTGGCCGGCGCTAAGGGATACACTGAGTGGACCCTTGCGGATGTCGTAGGTCACAGCAAGGACGATCTGCCTCTCCAACTCACCATGTCGCATTATCCGGGGCCGTCACCGGAAGCTGCGAAGAGGGCCTGTGTGGAGGCCGTAAAGCTCCCATTGCCCTTGAACTCAGACACCTCATCACCATCTACCCACGACGCAAACGAAGAGGGGGAACTTCATGCCAGGACCTAA
- the istA gene encoding IS21 family transposase: MKCVDTIARVRRAYFVQGKSIKQIERELHVARNTVRKIIRSGETSFSYEREKQPLPRIGPWQGDLDKLLLANEGKAARERLTLIRVFEELTGLGYSGSYDAVRRYARNWDQDRSATVASAFVPLSFAPGEAYQFDWSHDVVLINGTTVTVKVAHVRLCHSRMLFVRAYPRETQEMVFDAHDRAFAFFKGTCTRGIYDNMKTAVDTILVGKDRVYNRRFLQMCGHYLIDPVACTPASGWEKGQVENQVGLVRERFFTPRLRVSSYDELNALLLDKTIAYARAHRHPEFRDQTIWEAFEAERGSLVPYAGRFDGFHAVTASVSKTCLVRFDNNKYSVMASAVGRPVEIRAYADRIELRQDGRPVGEHPRIFGRDQTVYDPWHYVPVLARKPGAWRNGAPFKDWVLPASIEKIRRRLGSATDGGRQMVTILTAVLSDGLPAVEAACAEALREGVCSADIVLNILARQREPRSPVTILNTPQALRLRVEPMADCSRYDSLRRAI, encoded by the coding sequence ATGAAGTGCGTGGATACGATTGCACGGGTTCGTCGGGCATATTTTGTGCAGGGCAAGTCCATCAAGCAGATTGAGCGGGAGTTGCATGTTGCGCGCAACACGGTGCGCAAGATCATCCGGTCGGGTGAGACGAGCTTTTCCTATGAGCGTGAGAAGCAGCCGCTGCCCCGGATCGGTCCGTGGCAGGGGGATCTGGATAAGCTATTGCTGGCCAATGAAGGGAAGGCTGCGCGTGAGCGGCTGACGCTGATCCGGGTGTTCGAGGAACTCACGGGACTGGGCTATTCGGGCAGCTACGATGCAGTTCGTCGCTATGCCCGGAACTGGGATCAGGATCGCTCCGCTACGGTTGCATCCGCCTTCGTGCCGCTGAGCTTTGCGCCGGGCGAGGCCTACCAGTTCGACTGGAGCCACGACGTGGTGCTGATCAACGGCACCACGGTGACGGTCAAGGTCGCCCATGTCCGGCTCTGCCATAGCCGGATGCTGTTCGTGCGGGCCTATCCACGCGAGACCCAGGAGATGGTGTTCGACGCTCATGATCGGGCCTTCGCCTTCTTCAAGGGCACCTGCACGCGCGGCATCTACGACAACATGAAGACGGCGGTCGATACGATCCTGGTGGGCAAGGATCGAGTCTACAATCGCCGGTTCCTGCAGATGTGCGGGCATTATCTGATCGACCCTGTGGCCTGCACACCCGCCTCAGGTTGGGAGAAGGGCCAGGTCGAGAACCAGGTCGGGCTGGTGCGGGAGCGCTTCTTCACGCCCCGCCTGCGCGTGAGCAGCTATGACGAGCTCAATGCCCTGCTGCTGGACAAGACCATTGCCTATGCCCGGGCGCATCGCCATCCCGAGTTCCGCGACCAGACCATCTGGGAAGCCTTCGAGGCAGAGCGCGGCAGTCTGGTGCCTTATGCCGGCCGGTTCGACGGCTTCCATGCGGTGACGGCCTCGGTCTCCAAGACCTGCCTGGTTCGGTTCGATAACAACAAGTACTCGGTGATGGCCAGTGCGGTGGGGCGACCGGTCGAGATCCGGGCCTATGCCGATCGGATCGAGCTGCGTCAGGACGGCAGGCCAGTGGGTGAACATCCCCGCATCTTCGGTCGCGACCAGACCGTCTATGACCCCTGGCATTACGTGCCGGTGCTGGCGCGCAAGCCCGGCGCCTGGCGCAATGGCGCGCCCTTCAAGGACTGGGTGCTGCCGGCCAGCATCGAGAAGATCCGGCGCCGGTTGGGCTCGGCAACCGATGGGGGCCGGCAGATGGTCACCATCCTGACCGCCGTGCTCAGCGATGGCTTGCCGGCGGTCGAGGCGGCCTGTGCCGAGGCGCTGCGTGAAGGGGTCTGCTCCGCCGATATCGTGCTCAACATCCTGGCCCGGCAGCGCGAACCCCGCAGCCCGGTCACCATCCTCAATACCCCACAGGCCCTCCGGCTCCGCGTCGAGCCCATGGCCGACTGTTCCCGCTACGACAGCCTGAGGAGGGCAATATGA